AAACTCTATTCAGAAAATATTTAAAGCGGCAAGTTCGGTCAAGGATACAATTTATGGCAGGCGTGTGGTTTTATTTGCTCCGCTTTATATTAGTAATTTTTGCGCTAATGCTTGTTTATATTGCGCATTCAAATCGGACAATCGTTTGATTAATCGCAAGGCTTTGACTACCCCCGAAATTATTAATCAGGTAGAATGGCTGTTGGGCCGCGGGCATAAAAGGATCCTTATGGTTTGTGGAGAGGATGCTCCGGCAGGCAAATCCAATATAGATTATTATGTTGAGGCAGTTAAGGCAATTTATTCTGCAGAAGTTGGAAAAAATAAGATCAAAAGAGTCAACGTTAATTGTGCCCCGCTTAGTGTAGCGGAGTTCAGAGAGCTTAAGGCAAGCGGTATCGGTACTTACCAGATTTTTCAGGAAACATATCATGAGGCAACCTACCGTAGGATGCACCCTAAGGGCCCCAAGAGCGATCCTGATAACAGAATTGACGCGGTTGACAGGGCTTTTACAGCAGGAATAGATGATATAGGGATCGGAGTTTTGTATGGTTTATACGATTATAGATTCGAAACTTTGGGTTTGTTAATGCACATTGAACATATGGAAGAAAGATTTAAGGTTGGGCCGCATACAATTTCCGTACCGCGCATTGAACCCGCAGAGGGGTCAAAGTTATCCTTTAATCCTCCTTATAAAATTTCTGATGAAGAGTTCAAAAAGATAGTTGCGGTTTTGAGGCTTTCTGTGCCATATACTGGGATAATTATGTCTACGAGGGAAACATCACAGATGCGTGATTTACTTTTGAGCTTGGGAGTTTCACAGGTTAGCGCTGAATCAAATACTGCGCCCGGAGGGTATTCTTCTGGATCAAATAAAGCAGCTGGCGGGCAGTTTTCTCTTGGTGACCATCGCAGTTTAGATGAAATTGTAGGGACGCTTATTGATCATGATTATATTCCTAGTTTCTGTGCTGCTTGTTACCGTAAGGAGAGGACTGGAGAGGCTTTTATGCATATGGCTAAACCTGGAACAATTAAAGGTAAGTGTAGTATGAATGCCCTAGTAACTCTTAAAGAGTATCTTGATGATTTTGCATCTGAGCCAGTCAGAAAGTCAGGCTATAAAATGATTGCGCGTTATTTTAAACGGCTGGATCTTTTCGAACAGGAAAAATTGAAATTATTTTTTGCACACGTTGATTCCGGAATAAGGGATGAGTATATTTAATTTAAATAAGCTTTTAAATACGATTTATTCTGCCAGCTTTCCTGAGCCTAAAGATTTGGAGCAGGTATTAGCTTTAAGTGGCCAGGGGCAATTAAATGAATTGTTTTCTTTTGCCGACAATGTTAGAAAGAAGTTTTGCGGCGATGGGATCATTTTACGTGGAATAATAGAATTTTCCAACTTTTGTACTCAAGAATGTTTTTATTGCGGTTTGAATAAGTTTAATCATAAACTTAACCGTTATAGAATGAGTAAAGATGAATTGCTTAAAGCGGTTGAGTATTTGGTCTCTTGCAATATTAAAACCGTAGTTCTTCAATCCGGACAAGATGATAGCTTAGATCCTTTATGGTTAAGAGATATCGTTCTAGATATAAAATCTAGGTTTGATATAGCGATTACCCTTTCTTTAGGTGAGAAAAGTATGGATGAATATGAGATTTGGCGCCAAGCCGGAGCAGACAGGTATCTTCTTAAGATAGAGGCTTTTGATCAAGATCTGTACGCATCCATGCATCCGCATATGAGTTTTATACAGCGTTTAAATTGCCTGAAATTACTAAGAGGCCTGGGTTATCAGGTTGGTTCAGGAAATATTATTGGCCTGGCCGGGCAAACCTTAACAATGATCTCTAGGGATATTATATTTTTTAAGCAGTTTGATTTTGATATGATTGGTATCGGACCCTTTATTCCGCATGAAAATTCGCGGTTTTCTAAACAGCCGCAAGGGGATGTTAATTTGACTTTAAAAACTATTGCCTTGACGCGCATAGTTACTAAAAATGCCCATATTCCCGCTACAACCGCACTGGGGAGTTTAAATAAGGATTACAGGTTGGATGGGTTAAAGTGCGGTGCGAATGTTTTGATGCCGAATTTTACTCCGCAGCCTTACCGTAAACTTTATGAAATATATCCGGGAAAAAGATGTATTGATGAGCCAGTTGGCGCCTGTAATTTCTGCATGGATGTTATGGTTAAAAAAATTGGGAGATTTATAGATTATTCTAAAGCAGACTCACTCAAGAAGCGATTCTCAAAACAAAGTAAAAGCGGTTTTTATTCAGCGGCCAATTCTGTTTTAATTTGAGAGCATTACATTTTAGGAGGGTAATATGTATAGTACACCGGCAAGCAATAGGTTACATATCGGTATATTCGGCAAAAGGAATACAGGCAAGTCCAGTTTAATCAATGCGATTACCGGACAATATACGGCTATAGTTTCTGAAGTAGCCGGAACAACTACCGATCCGGTATATAAAGCCATGGAGATTCTGCCTATCGGCCCTTGTATGTTAATTGATACCGCAGGTATTGATGATGTAGGTATTTTAGGCGATGAGCGGGTTAAACGTACCCTGGTAGTATTGAGAAAAACCGATGTTGGTTTGATTGTTGTTACTCCTGACACCAAAATAGATAATTTTGAGGAGGAATTGGTTAATATTTTTAAAGCCAAAAAACTACCGTTTTTATTTGTGATTAATAAATGCGAGTTAAGCGGAGATATTGCGCAGGGGTATTTAGAAAAAAATAAACTGCCCTATATTTTGGTTAGCGTTAAAAATAATCAGGGTACTATTGAACTTAAACAAAAGATTATGGATATGGCTCCTGGCCATTGGTCGCCGATTCCACTGATAGGAGATATAATCAGTCCTAAAGATATGGTAGTTTTAGTTTGTCCTATTGATAGCGCTATGCCGCAAGGCAGGCTTATTTTACCTCAGGTGCAGGTGATGCGCGACTGCCTGGATAATAACGCGGTAGCTATAGTTACCAAAGAAACCGAACTATTAGATTCACTTAAAGTGCTTAAAAAGAAGCCGCGCCTGGTTATTACAGACTCGCAGGTTTTTGAGGATGTAAGAGATATGCTACCTGTTGATATTCCACTGACATCATTCTCGACAGTTTTTGCCAGGCATAAAGGAGACCTTAACGTCTATATTCATGGCGTTTATGCCTTAGATAATCTCAAAGATGGAGATGAAATTTTAATTGCTGAAGCCTGCACGCATCATGTGCAGCCGGAGGACATTGGGCGCACTAAGATTCCCACTTGGCTCCTGAATTATACTAAGAAGGAGTTGCATTATGAAGTAACTGCCGGAGGGGATTTTCCTCAAGATTTAAGTCGTTATAAATTGATTATTTCCTGCGGAGGCTGTATGGTTAATCGCAGGGAAATTATGCATCGCATTGAAATGGCCAAGCAGGCCAATGTCCCGATTACTAATTACGGAATTCTCATGGCTTATCTTTGCGGTATCCTTGAGCGTATTATTGTTCCTTTTGAGGGGGGATTGGTTAAATTGGATTTAAAGTTTGACAAGGCTCCTTGTGGCTAATAGAATGATAAAAAGATTGGAGTAGGGTAATAGTTATGAAAATAATATCTAAAGAAATTATTGCTGATTATTCCGGGATAAGGATTATAAAGCTTACTCTAGGTTCTCCGGCAATCAGCCAAAAAGCTAAAGCTGGGCAGTTTGTTGTGGTGATGGCTAGCGAAGAAGGGGAAAGGATTCCGCTTACTATTGTTGAAGCAGATAGCAAAGCGCAGAGCATAACCCTTATTTTTCAAGAGGTAGGGTTGACTACAAAAGCTTTAGGTGCTCTTAATGTAGGAGATGCTCTGTATGCGTTGGTTGGCCCTTTGGGGCATCCTACTGAGATAAAAAATTGGGGGAAAGTTATCTTAGTGGGCGGCGGAGTAGGGATTGCTGAAATTTATCCTGTGGCAAAGAGCTTAAAAGCTGCAAGTAATAATATTACGCTTATTCTTGGAGCTAAGACTAAAGGATTATTGATATTAGAGAAAGAACTAAGTGATATAGCAGATAAAATTTATGTTGTCACTGATGATGGCTCAGTTGGCCAAAAAGGTTTCACTACCGATATTTTAGCGGAGCTTCTTAAAGAAAATAAGTATGATTTGGTATATGCGGTAGGGCCGGTTCCAATGATGAAAAAAGTATCGTTTGTATGCGCTCCTGTTAATATTAAGACAATTGTTTCATTAAATGCTCTGATGGTTGATGCAACCGGAATGTGCGGTTGTTGTCGGGTTACAGTGGCAGGCAAGGTAAAATTTAGCTGCGTTGACGGCCCGGAGTTTGAGGCTAAAGATATAGATTGGGTAGAATTGCAAACGAGAAATTCAATGTATCTGGATAGAGAGAAACATATCTGTAAATTAAAAAATGGTAGCTAAAGAACCTATAAGAGTAAAAGAACTTTCTGCTGAAGAAAGGGTAAAAGGGTTTGATGAAGTAGCGCTCGGATATTCAGAAGCAGAAGCTTTACTTGAAGCCAACCGTTGTATTCAGTGCAAAAATCCTACCTGTATTTTGGGGTGCCCGGTAAATATAGATATAAAAAAATTTATTTTTCAGATTACTAAAAAAGATTATGCTGGCGCTTATTTTACTATTCGCCAAACGAATAATTTTCCTTCTATCTGCGGACGGGTTTGTCCGGCAGAATATCAATGCCGAAAATCTTGCGTATTTAATAAAGGTAAATTGGCATATTGCAGCCCGCAAGCAATTAATATCCATTTTCTGGAAAGGTTTGCCGGCGACTATGGAATGCAGAACAATTTACAGGTGCCAATAGAAAAAAATCCTAAATTATCAAAAACCAAAGTAGCAGTTATTGGTTCTGGCCCGGCAGGATTGTGCTGTGCCGGTGAATTGGCTAGAAAAGGGGTAAAAGTAACTGTTTTTGAAGGGCTCCAGAGTTGTGGGGGTGTCTTAAGGTATGGTATCCCGAGTTTTCGCCTTCCGCGTAAGGTGCTCGATTATGAGATCAATTATCTAGCAAAGTTAGGGGTGGAATTTATTACTAATGTTGTTGTGGGTAAAACCATACTTTTGGACGAATTATTTCAGCAGGGATTTAATAAGATTTTCTTAGGATTGGGTGCGGGAGTTCCGTCATTTTTAGGGATAAAAGGAGAGAATCTTTGTAATGTTTATTCGGCCAATGAGTTTTTGACACGAGTGAATCTGATGTCTGCCTATAGATTTCCACAATATCATACTCCCGTAAATATCGGTAAACATGTTTTGGTGGTTGGGGGTGGTAATACTGCTATGGATGCAGCACGTTGCGCTTTACGCCTACAGAAGATGTCTGGATTAGAGGCAGATGTAACGATTATTTACCGGCGTACATTAACCGAGATGCCGGCACGCCGGCTTGAGATTGCGCATGCTCAAGAAGAGGGGATTAAGTTTAAATTTCTTACTCAGCCTAAAGAATTTAATTCCGATGATAAGGGCTTTGTTCGGCAATTAAACTGTCTTGTTTGTCAACTCCAAGATGCGGATGCATCTGGCAGGAAAAGACCCGTTGCTTTGGAAGGCAGTGATTTTAGTATACCCTGCGACCTGGCGATTATTGCTATTGGCTTAGAGGCAAATCAGGTTTTAACCAGTGTTACTCCCAAACTAAATACTGATAAATATAAAGATATTGTAATTAATCCGGCGACTATGGAGACTTCTATTAAAAATGTTTTTGCCGGAGGAGATATTGTCGGTGGCGAGGGAACGGTTATTGAGGCTATGGGTATGGCTAAAAAAGCGGCAATAAGTATTTTGCAAAATTCTTGACAAAGAAATTTACTGTATTATTATAAAGCTAAAATATTACGCCTTGGTTTTGCAGTGTTGCAATGCCTTAAGGATTTTTAAGCTAGATTCAAATGACAAAGACGTCTATTAAATCTAAATAGGCGTCTTTGTCATTTTTTTTAAACCCAGTTGCCTTATTTTTAGGCAAAATCTGATTAAGATTTGAGATTAAAGAAAGGGGGAGTTTCTATATGATTCAATGGCCAAAAACAAACGATGCTCTAGGTACGGTAAATAGAGGTAATCCTTGTGAAAGTGGATTATGCACCCTTTGCCGCGTAGACTGTATGGGTAAGTGTGAAACTTGGCTCTCTAGCTTAAGAGGGAGAAAGCTTTTGTATCCTAGAGATTACAGTTTTACTACTGCGGGGAGCTCAAATACAACTCACCTGGGGATTTCCTATAATTCTCTACGTATTAATGGCTATAATTATGGAGCCTATGGGCTTCCTAAAGGTTTAAGTAACTCTGAAGACGATTGTATTTTTCCCAATGTAAGTATCGAGGGAGCATTTGGGCAGGCAGTCAAAACTAAATTCAGAGTTCCGTTAATGACTGGTGCTTTGGGCTCAACTTTTGTGGCAGCTAAATATTGGGAATCTTTTGCTACAGGCGCTGCTCTTGTCGG
The sequence above is drawn from the Candidatus Omnitrophota bacterium genome and encodes:
- the hydG gene encoding [FeFe] hydrogenase H-cluster radical SAM maturase HydG, which gives rise to MKYINEKKIGKLLANTAKVDAHRIDAILEKAKSLKRLSLEESSALLLVRDSNSIQKIFKAASSVKDTIYGRRVVLFAPLYISNFCANACLYCAFKSDNRLINRKALTTPEIINQVEWLLGRGHKRILMVCGEDAPAGKSNIDYYVEAVKAIYSAEVGKNKIKRVNVNCAPLSVAEFRELKASGIGTYQIFQETYHEATYRRMHPKGPKSDPDNRIDAVDRAFTAGIDDIGIGVLYGLYDYRFETLGLLMHIEHMEERFKVGPHTISVPRIEPAEGSKLSFNPPYKISDEEFKKIVAVLRLSVPYTGIIMSTRETSQMRDLLLSLGVSQVSAESNTAPGGYSSGSNKAAGGQFSLGDHRSLDEIVGTLIDHDYIPSFCAACYRKERTGEAFMHMAKPGTIKGKCSMNALVTLKEYLDDFASEPVRKSGYKMIARYFKRLDLFEQEKLKLFFAHVDSGIRDEYI
- the hydE gene encoding [FeFe] hydrogenase H-cluster radical SAM maturase HydE, translated to MSIFNLNKLLNTIYSASFPEPKDLEQVLALSGQGQLNELFSFADNVRKKFCGDGIILRGIIEFSNFCTQECFYCGLNKFNHKLNRYRMSKDELLKAVEYLVSCNIKTVVLQSGQDDSLDPLWLRDIVLDIKSRFDIAITLSLGEKSMDEYEIWRQAGADRYLLKIEAFDQDLYASMHPHMSFIQRLNCLKLLRGLGYQVGSGNIIGLAGQTLTMISRDIIFFKQFDFDMIGIGPFIPHENSRFSKQPQGDVNLTLKTIALTRIVTKNAHIPATTALGSLNKDYRLDGLKCGANVLMPNFTPQPYRKLYEIYPGKRCIDEPVGACNFCMDVMVKKIGRFIDYSKADSLKKRFSKQSKSGFYSAANSVLI
- the hydF gene encoding [FeFe] hydrogenase H-cluster maturation GTPase HydF, which gives rise to MYSTPASNRLHIGIFGKRNTGKSSLINAITGQYTAIVSEVAGTTTDPVYKAMEILPIGPCMLIDTAGIDDVGILGDERVKRTLVVLRKTDVGLIVVTPDTKIDNFEEELVNIFKAKKLPFLFVINKCELSGDIAQGYLEKNKLPYILVSVKNNQGTIELKQKIMDMAPGHWSPIPLIGDIISPKDMVVLVCPIDSAMPQGRLILPQVQVMRDCLDNNAVAIVTKETELLDSLKVLKKKPRLVITDSQVFEDVRDMLPVDIPLTSFSTVFARHKGDLNVYIHGVYALDNLKDGDEILIAEACTHHVQPEDIGRTKIPTWLLNYTKKELHYEVTAGGDFPQDLSRYKLIISCGGCMVNRREIMHRIEMAKQANVPITNYGILMAYLCGILERIIVPFEGGLVKLDLKFDKAPCG
- a CDS encoding sulfide/dihydroorotate dehydrogenase-like FAD/NAD-binding protein — protein: MKIISKEIIADYSGIRIIKLTLGSPAISQKAKAGQFVVVMASEEGERIPLTIVEADSKAQSITLIFQEVGLTTKALGALNVGDALYALVGPLGHPTEIKNWGKVILVGGGVGIAEIYPVAKSLKAASNNITLILGAKTKGLLILEKELSDIADKIYVVTDDGSVGQKGFTTDILAELLKENKYDLVYAVGPVPMMKKVSFVCAPVNIKTIVSLNALMVDATGMCGCCRVTVAGKVKFSCVDGPEFEAKDIDWVELQTRNSMYLDREKHICKLKNGS
- the gltA gene encoding NADPH-dependent glutamate synthase, with translation MVAKEPIRVKELSAEERVKGFDEVALGYSEAEALLEANRCIQCKNPTCILGCPVNIDIKKFIFQITKKDYAGAYFTIRQTNNFPSICGRVCPAEYQCRKSCVFNKGKLAYCSPQAINIHFLERFAGDYGMQNNLQVPIEKNPKLSKTKVAVIGSGPAGLCCAGELARKGVKVTVFEGLQSCGGVLRYGIPSFRLPRKVLDYEINYLAKLGVEFITNVVVGKTILLDELFQQGFNKIFLGLGAGVPSFLGIKGENLCNVYSANEFLTRVNLMSAYRFPQYHTPVNIGKHVLVVGGGNTAMDAARCALRLQKMSGLEADVTIIYRRTLTEMPARRLEIAHAQEEGIKFKFLTQPKEFNSDDKGFVRQLNCLVCQLQDADASGRKRPVALEGSDFSIPCDLAIIAIGLEANQVLTSVTPKLNTDKYKDIVINPATMETSIKNVFAGGDIVGGEGTVIEAMGMAKKAAISILQNS